In Raphanus sativus cultivar WK10039 chromosome 5, ASM80110v3, whole genome shotgun sequence, the following proteins share a genomic window:
- the LOC108856400 gene encoding probable protein phosphatase 2C 48 codes for MVSTTFRRIVSPCWRPFGIGEGSIPSSSSDNDTNGRLDGLLWYKDSGNHLTGEFSMAVVQANNLLEDHSQLESGPISFHESGPEATFVGVYDGHGGPEAARFVNERLFYNMRRCVSDQRGVVSPDVITRAFVATEEEFLGLVQERWETKPQIASVGACSLVGVVCNGLLYVANAGDSRVVLGRLESPFKEMRAVQLSTEHNASVESVREELRLLHPNDPNIVVLKHKVWRVKGIIQVSRSIGDAYLKRAEFNREPLLPKFRVAERFEKPIMRAEPTITVHKIHPEDQFLIFASDGLWEHLSNQEAVDIVNSCPRNGVARRLLKAALQAAAKKREMRYSDLEKIERGIRRHFHDDITVIVVFLHSASFGIRTPVSVRGGGVLALSGNNAIL; via the exons ATGGTGTCTACAACATTCAGGAGAATCGTGTCCCCTTGTTGGAGACCTTTTGGTATTGGTGAAGGTTCTATTCCCAGTAGTAGTAGTGATAATGATACTAACGGCCGTCTCGACGGTCTATTATGGTACAAAGACTCCGGTAACCATTTAACCGGAGAGTTTTCTATGGCCGTGGTCCAAGCCAACAATCTTCTCGAGGACCATAGCCAGTTAGAGTCCGGTCCTATTAGTTTCCACGAGTCTGGTCCCGAGGCGACCTTCGTCGGTGTCTACGACGGTCACGGAGGTCCCGAGGCGGCTCGGTTCGTGAACGAGAGGCTGTTTTACAACATGAGGAGATGCGTTTCCGACCAGCGAGGCGTGGTCTCTCCCGACGTGATCACGAGAGCGTTCGTGGCCACGGAGGAGGAGTTTCTCGGTCTTGTTCAGGAGCGGTGGGAGACCAAACCGCAGATAGCTTCCGTCGGTGCTTGCAGCCTCGTGGGTGTCGTATGCAACGGGTTGCTGTACGTTGCCAACGCTGGCGATTCTCGCGTCGTGTTGGGGAGGCTCGAGAGTCCGTTTAAAGAGATGAGAGCTGTTCAGCTGTCTACGGAGCATAACGCTAGTGTTGAGTCCGTGAGAGAGGAGCTGCGTCTGCTGCATCCTAACGACCCGAACATAGTGGTGTTGAAACATAAAGTGTGGCGCGTGAAAGGGATCATACAGGTTTCGAGGTCTATAGGTGACGCGTACTTGAAGAGAGCGGAGTTTAACCGGGAGCCGTTGCTGCCTAAGTTTAGAGTTGCGGAGCGGTTCGAGAAGCCGATCATGAGAGCTGAGCCGACGATAACGGTTCATAAGATTCACCCTGAAGATCAGTTTCTTATATTTGCTTCTGATGGTTTGTGGGAGCATCTGAGTAACCAAGAAGCAGTTGATATTGTTAATTCTTGTCCACGCAAT GGTGTGGCTCGGAGGTTACTGAAAGCTGCATTGCAAGCAGCAGcgaagaagagagagatgaggtaTTCGGATTTGGAGAAGATAGAACGTGGGATCAGGAGACACTTTCACGATGATATCACTGTGATTGTCGTTTTTCTCCATTCTGCGAGTTTTGGGATTCGAACTCCGGTCTCTGTTAGAGGTGGTGGTGTCCTCGCACTCTCAGGCAATAATGCCATTTTatga